The genomic stretch TTACCTGGGGATAGTGGCCGTATGAAGGTATCTCTACTTATAAATATCGTCCTTATCCTCTAggaacaacatcatcatGATAGACAGCAACTACCTACGAACCGACACCATTACCACGAAACAACAAAAGCCGATTGAGAATATCATACATCTTTACCTTGCCTACAATGCGCTGGATCATCCCGAACCTCCTTGCAGCGTTGGCTGTCAGCagtctcttttcttcagtcATTACGTGGCCCACTGGAGACAGTGGACTCGGGAAAGGCCAGTCTGTTGACAATGATTTCGGTGATGGTAAGAAGGATCCCTTGATATAGTTGATCTTCTGGCGACATACACTGACCCCGAGAAGAAGTCGGAAGCTATGACTCCCAGCCATTCTATGGTAGGAGAGAGATAACAGAATCGCTCCCTGGACTGTCCGAACACCCGGATTCCGAGACCCATGTGGGATATGGAGCTATCCTCGAGCGCGTCCCACGACCTAACACCGATAAGCCTAACGATGATGCCGATGTTCCTGATGTTGACCAGGAGGACTTGGCCACCGCGCTCGAGGCGATCCACCTAGAGAGCCATAGCCCTAGCATCGTCAGTCGAGGACAAAAAGAGGAAGCGGAACTGTCGTCGAAGTTCGGATCGCGCTGGAAAGGGGAGACATTTTACTACTTCATTGAagccaaagacaagaacgCCAAGAACTTCAATGCAAATGAGATCAAGAGCCTAGCAAAAAAGGGCTACGAGCTGATTAAGGATAAGTTTAACTTCAACGGGAATGTGATCGTGTCTGCGCTCTTTATCCCAGAAGTTGGAGTCGCGGTAGGCTCCAAGCCCCGGGGCACAGGCGTCGTTGAAGAGATTTTGGAAAAAAGCCACAAAACCAGCGGTAAGAATGTCTTTGTGGGGACCTGGTttgagagatattgggcCTTTATAGACGGACGCGACCTCACGCATGCTTGTGACTCCGTTCAGCAGGAAGATCTCTACCACGCAGAGGACTTGGTGATTATCAAGGGAGCAGATGAATACTTGAAAAAGATGCGAAGCGATAATTGGAGGGATAAGAAATTTCCTCGGGGAACGCATATGGTTTCATATGGCAAGTATAATTCCGAGGATAAATCTGCGGGACCAAAGGAACCCTGTGGTGGAACAGAAAAAACAAAGTTGACCATTCCCTGCAAAAATGTTGCACATGAACTGAATATTGACTGGTCGACCTGATAGGCATTTCTTTGGATACCTTTGGCCGTTCGGGTTTCTTATTGCCCTTACCCTGTATCAACCTTTTCGGTCATTATAGTGAATCCCTGTTCTGACGAGTTGTTGTTACGGTAATATGTACTCCTGGATAGTAGGAATCAACGATAGTtaggtttcttttggtatCTCTCTGAGCATGACTACATATTAAGTTAGGCCGTATCACCATGTCAAAAGATCGTGTCTCTATCTAGTAACCTTCGTGGCTGACACTAGCAGATTTAGTATTGCTGGATCATCGTGCTGCGCGGCATAGGAAAGGAGTGTTTTGCCGTTGGCATCTGTTTCCCCAGTATCTATTACAGATGAATTCCGTATCAGCAGTTTAATTGTCTCAAGATCACCATGCTCAATCGCATATGACAATGGTGATCGTCCCATATAATCCCTTTCGTTCGGAAACCCTTGGCCATTCTGTTTCAATAATAGGTCGACAATGTCTCGATGGCCTCCCTCTGCAGCCACCGACAAAGCATTGCGCTTGTCCTCTTTGCCTTTTGCTGCTACGTCCACCTTTCCTGTccctaaaagaaaaacaactaTATCTGTATGTCCTTCACCCGAGGCTGAAGTAAGTGCAGTACTCCCAGTACTCGTGACAGTATTGAGGTTGGCCCCTGCTTCATATAGCAATTCCATGATGGACAGATGGCCATACAATGCAGACTGAATGAGAGGAGACCGATTATGGCTGTCTCTGGGGTCAGGATATGCCCCCTTTGCGAGTAGAAGCTGCACGATAGTTTCAGAGCCAACCTGCGCTGCCCAGTGTAAAGCTGTTTTTCCACTGGAGGATTGGTGGTTCACATTGATATATGGTGTGTTAAGCAACAGCTCCACTTTCTTAGCAAATCCCCTGCTAGCCGCGAACATTAGGGCAGTCCACCCCTTCTTAAACAAATCATCCGTGGCTATAGCCGCATTGACATCAATGTCCTGTCGAGATAGGAATTGAGACACAGCTGCTTCCGATCCAAAACTCACTGTCCAGGCCAGTGGCGTACGGCCATGGTGATCCTTCCCATTCATATCTACGCCCGGGGTGGCAAGCAGCTGTTCGATCACTGGAACCTGGTTGTTGAATCCCGCATGAGCAATCGGGGGCCTTCCCATGCCATCTCCTAGATTCGGGTTGATGCCTTTTGTTGACAGCAACAGGGCAACTGTATCTACATGTCCTGCCCCAGCTGCTCTTGCTAGAAACGTCACCCATGATCTGGCCTCTTTGCTCCGATATCGGAAATTAGGATCAATTCCCTCTTGCAGTAGAAGAACCTTCGCGATACTTGTGTGTCCCGCGTGCACTGCTATTGACAGTGCATCATAGATTATGCCAAGTTTTATATTGTTTGAAACCCCGAAACTAGCGTTCAGTGAATGTTGCGCGGTCTCAACTATCCCATGATCTGCAGCCCACAGCAGTGCGGACATCTGTCTGTGTATGGCATTGAAATGATACAATAAAGGGTTGATTGCACTGTGAAAGTGGCGGTTCGTTCTGGCTAACAAGTTTAGATCTGACTCTAGGGCCAGATAGCCTGCAATATGATGGAGAATTTCATTTGGTAGATCTAGCAACAGCCGCATCGCGTTCTTTCTTCGGTTAATCGAGTTTATTGCCTCGGCGGCTTGGTGGTAACTTTTGGGCCTTGTagatggaaaggaaggacCGTATAATTAAATAGATAGACTTCTGAGAACAGCATGGATGAAGTAGTCCGACACAGAAAGCAGCATAGAGATAAGCAGTTGGCAGTCCACTTTGAAGACAAGAAGCAGTCGAGGCTGGAAGAATTAACGGCGTGGAAATTCCCCGCGTTATGGTCCCGTCACATGACGGCAGCGCCAACAGCGGCAAAATCCTTCTATTTTATAGGTTCATTTATATTCTGATATTCAAGTTGTCACCTGCGTACTCATCATAGGCCCCACCTACCAGCTAAGACGGATATTACTTCCCACCGGCATACAGCCATTGCCATCTCCCGTGTGTACCTGAAGTGTGGCAGGCTAGCCATGGATCCTGGATTGCAGAGACCGTATATGCGCGAGGCTTACAGGACGCACCGGTACTGCTTGCTACGGTTGGATAATGGAGATCGATCTAGGGTCACAAAAGCGATCGgtggaggacgaggaagagcaaCCGGGAACAGCGATGTGTCAAACGATATTCACAACTACTACTTCCGCATGAAAAACAAAGGTAGATAGCACTATATGACTTCGAGCACAGAAACACAATCACAGAAGGGGCAGAGACCTAGACAGCTTCCAAAGCACCGATAAGAGAAGCTGTGATAGCTGTATCAAAGCTCTGTCGAGTACCTAATGAAACGTATCAGGCATAGCAAAACCAATATCAAAAATCGCCTGAATAGCACCTTTACCGTTCCTCCATATAGTGGTTGATGGCTtgacaacatgatcaaccGGATGACGAATGATCCCATACTTCAAAACGGCTAAACACGTCTCTGCCTGGTACTTAATCGCGTGCACGCAGAGATCAACCAGCTCGGATTTGACGTTGATACCGGCTACATTGGCCACCGTACCTATAATCTGCAGATTGCAATGTTTGTGGGTAATTGAAAAACCTTTCCTATGACCTCCCCGAACTGTGAGGGCAGAGGAAATTGCGCCTGCATCCTTGGTGACAATCCCCTGTCCCACGGTGACCATCGTGTCGCAGATAGAACCGGCCAGGTCTTTCATATCTATACTGACATTAGTGATTATCAAGGTAATGCTATCCAGCTGTAGACCCTCAAAGGATACCTACCTCTCCCCGTAAGAAGGTTAGGCAGCAACCTTCCAGGGACCGAGCAAATGCCGCTGCCTGTGTTTCCGTCTGCTACCAGAATGCTAGGCGAGATAGATATAGGCTGGTCATATTTTACTACACCGCTAATGGCCGGCTGCACGCATTTCTCAAACTGGTCGTGGGAAGGGCGCTTCTTCGGCCAATCAGGAACTGCACCAGCCAATTAGTACCATGGGGGCAAGGTTACGGAAGAGTCGTGACAGGATTAACAGACTGGAGCTCTGTAAGCATCCCCCTAGAGCAGTCAGGATAACAGCATCGTGCACGTTGTGTCTATCAAGGAGAGAGCGTGCATCATGGTCAAGTCTTTCCGCAGAGGTGAAGTCATGGCTGATGATAGAGGCAGGAATCCAATCCGAGTTCTGCGGACCCTGTGAACTGTTCCTGGCCAAGGTGCCGCTGGTCGGGGGCATGCACAAGGCTAAACGAAAGATCCATATAGCAATAATGGACAGAATGGCATGGGTTGGGACTGTACGTAATCAGAAAAGCATCAGGCAAGCCCGGTGATACATACGTCTCATGTTGATTGCTATCAATAACACAGAACAGAAGACCTGTAACAtagaattgaagaaagagatatgcTGTGACTGTGAGTATGGATTGAACTACTCTATCTTGACGTTATGTTCAAGCCGGGAAACCACCTGCCTTTATAACCTATATCCTACAGTAACTGTCTACCTGAGCAGAAATCTAAATGTACAGCACAACAGTAGTTTAGACAGTGATTGGTCAAGACCTCTCCTGAAACACTCTGTTTTATCTAGATGGCTCACCTCTTGATTACTGTAATAATACTTTTGTCGCGTGATAACAAGCAGCGGCTGCGAAGATAATCAGGAGTACAGTTGTCGCTCGAATCTCGATAGCCTCTGACCACGAGTATCGCCCTCATTCATAGAAACTAAAAATAGTCCTGCTCTTTCTAAAGTTGATGCCTAGAGAACTCGATGCAGCCTAAAAAGTTCTCAGTCAGTCGTGtcatgaggaagaagatccatGTTCAACCTGAAATCTCCTGTGATTCGTGAACTGGGAAATTGTATCATGTTGATCACACTCGTAATGGTTGACTGTTAATCCGAAGAAAGTGCTCGATTTTCCAGACGCACCGGTGACATGATACACTGGGGGAGGTAGTTGAAGGCGTCTTTTAGATCTTCAAACAAGCAATCAATAGCTACGCCCCTGGCCTGGGCTCTAGTCTGAATACATTAGGCAGACCTTTACAGAGACCAGGAAACAGAGACAGACCAGTATGCACATATCGCAGCCGAATATATGACCGTGATTTAAGTATCAAGGTCAGCATCAGCGTGacgaaaaaaacaaaaaaaaaaaaaaaaaaaaaaaaaaaaaaaaaaaaaaaaaaaaaaaaaaaaaaaaaaaaaaaaaaggaaaaaaacaCTGCTGTTATGTTGGGGCTAGATAGCGAGAGCCGGATACCGGAATGGTGACAGACCAAGTAGTTTTCGACAGATAAAGCATGGCTGTGCCCGCGCAAACAAGGCTATAAAAGATAAATGACATCATGTACTTTCACTTATAGTCAAAAAGACCGGATGGGATGATGTTTGCCTATACTTCGTAACATGCGAGGTCTTCCCCCCTGCTCCGCTGGGAAAGCCGGATCAAGCATGATTGGATCCGTGTAGAACTTCGGTAAGGCTTGTTCTAGCCAGGGATTAAATGACGTTATCAGGgcctgtctctctctctctctctcttgctGTGCCAATCATTCTGTCTTCCGCAATGTTGGGAGGGGTAGTTCCAGACGCAGGGACCTGAGGCTTTTCGAAAACCCAAAGGGGTCACATTagattgctcttcttcgtatTTTACCATActctattttgttttttatttttatttctgttTCCAGTAGACAATTGCGTCCAATACAACTTGCTGCAGTGGCAATGAATCCGAATTTCGAGAGTGTCGAATTATTATTGTCAACAGGCACCGATATGACGGGCCTTTGCTGCTTTTCAGTCTCTCGCGAAGACCGTTTCCTGGGCCTGCTTTTCCTTACCTCGGTAGTGGCATTCCTACCCTACCTAGCTAGAGTCCTACATCATAATAGCATACAGTGACCTAGTGTTATTGAGTTAGCTCACTAACCAGGAGAGCAAAGAGGGGCAGACAGTACAAGAGATTGACTGATCTAACAAAAATAGCTAAATGATTAAGCTTTGCTACCTTGGATGGTCGGAGCAATAATATTATCGTACAAAGTACTGTTGGCCTCCATCCGCACGGGGAGCTGATCTTACTGCACCAGGGAGCCACTAACCAATAGAAGAGCGGGGTAAATGACACCTTGAAGCGACGATACGCAAGGCTGATCAAGAATGGAGGTGCCTGGTTTGTTGGCAGCCTCCAGGAGATGAACTGATCCAAGACCGTCGCTAATGCAGAATAATTCGCGGCAGGTCCAGAAACGGGCGGAATTGAACAATACTAACATGATCACCTGCGTTAgtacaaggcagaataatATCACTAACCCCGTTTGACTCGCGACCCTGTGGATTAAGCGCCCTACTAGACATCGGCGCTACAACTAACACGAACCCTAGTCCTACAGCGCGTCTTACCTTCCAACCCTGTGCTAGTAAATCTCCATTAGGCATATGCACTGCTATAGTATGCGCTTATATCTTCTTATTTAAGACCAGCTAATTTAAGACACCATCTCTGTGTCGTCAGTGGCATAGGCTGGAAATATCGGCTGCCTGCCAGAAAGcgcaagaaggaagatagGGGGGTATAATATTATTTGATCATAGAATCACAACAACGCTAATGCCTTCGCTACTATTGTTGTTTCTAGAGAGATCTACATAGTCTATACATACTCTCGTGATATGATAATTTCCGTCCCAGGCATCAAGGATTTGAAGCCCTTCCAGGCGAAACAACTAATAGCAAGGGAAGGGGGCTCAAGCGCATAGTTGGAACCGGGCGCATCTATTATTCGTCCCCTAGAGGCAAAGTCCCGAGACACTGGTACTCTATAGGAGAGTCGAAGAGACCAACATCAAAGCACTGAAGACCTGCCAGACGGATTCCATTCTTTGTACCCCTCGTTGAAAATTATTGTACTATAACTATATATTCGTCGCTTTGGTTCTACTGAAACCTAAGGCTTTACTTTATACTATCAGATCTTTAAACCATCATACAAGCCATTGGGAATAGCGCGCCGGTTCTTACAGCCACGAGACAAGGCGGCCATGGTATACATCAATCACACGCAGCTGCGCGGGCCAGCGGAGATAACCCGCATTAGCCATGACAAGCTCAGCGGCACCACTCTAGGCTATCCAGCAGGTAGCAGTGCAGGAAGCTCGGTAACCAGTCTCTGCAGTCCCTCCGTAGCCGCGAGCTCAGCCGGTTCGAGCGAGATACTGGTCGGACTTGGCATCTCCACTACCACATCGGGCCTTAAACTAGACGATCACCAGCTGCCCATAACGCCTAGGCCGTCCCGTGGCCATTGCGTTGGAGGCAATGTTCCCGCATGTCTTCAGAACCAACTAGACAAGCCCCTCCCACCACTGCCATTACGCGCGAGTGCTCGGGACCACGGTCTCGCCAAGCACTATCCCTTACCCCCTCGCCCACAAGGGCGGAAGCACTGGTCGCTCCCCAACAAGCCAGAAGCTCATGACCTAGCGGCCCTGGATCACGCCTTCGCCAGAAAAGGCCTGCGCAGCAATCCGCTGCATCGCCTCCGCGTCCACCGTCCCCGCCATGATCTGCCTACAGCAGTGAATACAGAGCACACAGAGCCAACTCCAGATAGACTCACGTCCCGACGCTGGTTAGTGCGGGGGCGGACGCTTACGCGGGCATTCCAGCACTTCCGGCTACCACGGCTACCACGGCTACCACAAAAGCCATCCCACGCCATTCGCCAGTCCATCCGCCCTGTTGGAGAGGCGTCCACGCAGCCTCCACTGTGCCACACGCTCTCGAGAACCACAGGGCCGAATGGGCCGCCAATTCACGCCCACTCTGGGGCGGCTACGCGCATGAAGCGCATCCTGTCTATTCTACTGGAAAACCGAGCCTCCCTCTGCATGCCCGATATGCCCGAGGCAGACAGGGAGCGATATGCGGGTAATTTCATCGAACAGGCCCAACGACTGGTGCTGGACTACTTGCAGCCAACCTTGTCGACCGCGTACGCTGGCTCCTCCGGGCCCATAGTTCCGGTGCCTCGACCCCGTCACAGTATCTACGAGCTCGGCGTGCGGACACG from Aspergillus oryzae RIB40 DNA, chromosome 1 encodes the following:
- a CDS encoding uncharacterized protein (predicted protein), with protein sequence MRPLCMPPTSGTLARNSSQVPDWPKKRPSHDQFEKCVQPAISGVVKYDQPISISPSILVADGNTGSGICSVPGRLLPNLLTGRDMKDLAGSICDTMVTVGQGIVTKDAGAISSALTVRGGHRKGFSITHKHCNLQIIGTVANVAGINVKSELVDLCVHAIKYQAETCLAVLKYGIIRHPVDHVVKPSTTIWRNGKGAIQAIFDIGFAMPDTFH
- a CDS encoding ankyrin repeat domain-containing protein (ankyrin repeat), whose protein sequence is MRLLLDLPNEILHHIAGYLALESDLNLLARTNRHFHSAINPLLYHFNAIHRQMSALLWAADHGIVETAQHSLNASFGVSNNIKLGIIYDALSIAVHAGHTSIAKVLLLQEGIDPNFRYRSKEARSWVTFLARAAGAGHVDTVALLLSTKGINPNLGDGMGRPPIAHAGFNNQVPVIEQLLATPGVDMNGKDHHGRTPLAWTVSFGSEAAVSQFLSRQDIDVNAAIATDDLFKKGWTALMFAASRGFAKKVELLLNTPYINVNHQSSSGKTALHWAAQVGSETIVQLLLAKGAYPDPRDSHNRSPLIQSALYGHLSIMELLYEAGANLNTVTSTGSTALTSASGEGHTDIVVFLLGTGKVDVAAKGKEDKRNALSVAAEGGHRDIVDLLLKQNGQGFPNERDYMGRSPLSYAIEHGDLETIKLLIRNSSVIDTGETDANGKTLLSYAAQHDDPAILNLLVSATKVTR
- a CDS encoding uncharacterized protein (predicted protein) is translated as MRWIIPNLLAALAVSSLFSSVITWPTGDSGLGKGQSVDNDFGDEVGSYDSQPFYGRREITESLPGLSEHPDSETHVGYGAILERVPRPNTDKPNDDADVPDVDQEDLATALEAIHLESHSPSIVSRGQKEEAELSSKFGSRWKGETFYYFIEAKDKNAKNFNANEIKSLAKKGYELIKDKFNFNGNVIVSALFIPEVGVAVGSKPRGTGVVEEILEKSHKTSDGRDLTHACDSVQQEDLYHAEDLVIIKGADEYLKKMRSDNWRDKKFPRGTHMVSYGKYNSEDKSAGPKEPCGGTEKTKLTIPCKNVAHELNIDWST
- a CDS encoding uncharacterized protein (predicted protein), translating into MVYINHTQLRGPAEITRISHDKLSGTTLGYPAGSSAGSSVTSLCSPSVAASSAGSSEILVGLGISTTTSGLKLDDHQLPITPRPSRGHCVGGNVPACLQNQLDKPLPPLPLRASARDHGLAKHYPLPPRPQGRKHWSLPNKPEAHDLAALDHAFARKGLRSNPLHRLRVHRPRHDLPTAVNTEHTEPTPDRLTSRRWLVRGRTLTRAFQHFRLPRLPRLPQKPSHAIRQSIRPVGEASTQPPLCHTLSRTTGPNGPPIHAHSGAATRMKRILSILLENRASLCMPDMPEADRERYAGNFIEQAQRLVLDYLQPTLSTAYAGSSGPIVPVPRPRHSIYELGVRTRVLSHPCASSALNVPVPVMRRILQQVDCLEDLFSLARVNRAAYKAFKAHELPLIQGTLWKVSPPAWKLRQVCEIPIRYTKEDSDGSPLAASLYLRHYARDLDTLVRIKLLIWYYCRAVVREEMMTALCEPDSEQGAAVDDANWRVWTFCHLFGSRKDREWDLAGQIQWLRGKTCGAVLPLVCCTSPDPSDFNTVLFTPPEGFARGNQGPLSEDQLCDMIEVWTAMASLLDFLRVQTSHARRYGVFSETGITPGDKQQEESMLSMFPLLSIIRPLTHLTWDTLTYLLYRRLARLYSYSWAGRGLGAGAIWAQVRS